The Acinetobacter sp. WCHA45 DNA window GAACTCGTTTTTTCTCACTTTTTTGGTACTCTTAGGCGCAAATAAATTAAGGTTTTTTCGATGAGGGCGAAGATGCATTTAAACCATGTCTCGATTTTTCTATCACGAAAAATGATTAAAACAATCGTGTTGTCTATGGCAGTAACAAGCATTGTCGTCGTTACAGGTTGTGCATCAAAACCACAAGTAAAAGGTGGTAATCGTTATGTACAGCAAGCACCCAATTATTACACAGTACGTTCAGGCGATACGCTGAGTGCAATTGCAAATCGTTATGGATTGAATTATTTAGATGTTGCTGTGCTGAATGATATTGCGCCGCCTTATCGTATTTATGTCAATCAATCATTACGTTTAAAAGGTTCTGTTGCAGAACGAACTACATCTACACAAGCAGTGGTACAAACCGCGCCGATTCAACGTCAAACGATTAACTTGCCAACACAACAACCTGTTGTTCCTAAGACACAGCCTGTTATACCCAAAGCTGTTGTTCCAGCAAATCCTGTTACACTATCTTCAACGACGCTTGCTTCGAGTTTACGTTGGGTAAAACCATCAAATGGAGCGATCATTCAAACTTTCAATTTGGCAAATAACGTCAAAGGAACACGTTACGGTGGTAATGAAGGTGATCCAATTTTTGCTGCTGCAAATGGGCAAGTGGTCTATGCTGCTGATGGTTTAAAAGAATATGGCAATCTAGTCTTGATTAAGCATATTGATGGTTATATTACGGCCTACGCGCATAACAGTAAGATGTTAGTCAAGAGTGGGGATAATGTGACTGCTGGTCAAAAAATTGCAGAAATGGGTTCTTCAGGTGCTTCACGTATCATGCTTGAGTTCCAAGTTCGTTTAGATGGTAAGCCTGTGAATCCAATGACAGTTTTACCAAACTAAAATAGCCGAATTAATAATCTTTCAATAAATTATTAATAATCTTTCAATAAATTATTAATAATCGCTAGTTTAAGGATAGACTTCCTTGTATACTTATTGAGATTGCTTTAATTAGAACAATAAGCATATTTTAATAAATTAAGAGAGAAGTCTATGCTAGATCAATTGCGTGCAATGGGGGTCTTCGCTTGCGTTGTTGAAAAAAGTTCTTTTAGTGGTGCAGCACGAGAATTAGGAATTACAACAAGTGCAGTCAGTCAACAAATTCGTTCTTTAGAACATGAAATGGATGTCACTTTACTTCATCGTTCTACTCGAAAACTCAGTCTTACAGAAGCAGGACAAGCATTTTTTCTCAGTTGCCAAGAAATGTTGGCTGCCGCTGAACGTGGCAAAATTCGTATCAATGAACTGCGCGACGATCTTGTTGGAGATTTACGTATTGCGACGACACCTGAATTAGGTGCCTTGCATGTCATTCCAGCACTATCTCATTGGATGTCAGCACATAAAGGTCTAGCGATTCATTTTGAAGCAGACCACCGTTATATTGATTTGATTGAAGAGCGGATTGATATCGCAATACGGATGAGCCTGCGTGTTGATGATCATCAGCTCACCGCAGTACCTTTAGCGAGAGTTGATCAGGTTCTTGTTGCATCGCCAAGTTATCTCAATCAAGCATCAACTATTACTCGCCCAGAAGATTTACGAAATCACGAATTATTACCTGTTACATTGATGCAAAATTATCAACATTTTGCCTTCCGTCATGGTTTGAGTGGTGAAATTGTCAATGTTGATATGAAAACACGCTTAGGCACAAACAATGTTTTTGTTGCTAAATCCTTGTGCCAGCAGGGGCATGGTATTGCACGTATTCTCTATATGGACATTCAAAAAGAACTGATTAATGGTTCTTTGGTTGAAGTTCTACCTGATTGGCAACTTCCTGCTTATACGCTTCATGCTTTAACTTCCAA harbors:
- a CDS encoding peptidoglycan DD-metalloendopeptidase family protein is translated as MHLNHVSIFLSRKMIKTIVLSMAVTSIVVVTGCASKPQVKGGNRYVQQAPNYYTVRSGDTLSAIANRYGLNYLDVAVLNDIAPPYRIYVNQSLRLKGSVAERTTSTQAVVQTAPIQRQTINLPTQQPVVPKTQPVIPKAVVPANPVTLSSTTLASSLRWVKPSNGAIIQTFNLANNVKGTRYGGNEGDPIFAAANGQVVYAADGLKEYGNLVLIKHIDGYITAYAHNSKMLVKSGDNVTAGQKIAEMGSSGASRIMLEFQVRLDGKPVNPMTVLPN
- a CDS encoding LysR family transcriptional regulator, whose protein sequence is MLDQLRAMGVFACVVEKSSFSGAARELGITTSAVSQQIRSLEHEMDVTLLHRSTRKLSLTEAGQAFFLSCQEMLAAAERGKIRINELRDDLVGDLRIATTPELGALHVIPALSHWMSAHKGLAIHFEADHRYIDLIEERIDIAIRMSLRVDDHQLTAVPLARVDQVLVASPSYLNQASTITRPEDLRNHELLPVTLMQNYQHFAFRHGLSGEIVNVDMKTRLGTNNVFVAKSLCQQGHGIARILYMDIQKELINGSLVEVLPDWQLPAYTLHALTSKREQYPMKVHRCIDALKQYFSQLPGGRSLLGVA